A genomic window from Chitinophagaceae bacterium includes:
- the hypA gene encoding hydrogenase maturation nickel metallochaperone HypA, with product MHELSIAYSILSIAENAAPGNDKSVVSAINIQIGALSGIETEALAFAFSVIRDDTLLKDAELNIEIIPGEAICNECHTIFPFHEYGNCCPKCNSNVLQIIKGKELKVLSITVDE from the coding sequence ATGCACGAACTTTCCATTGCATATTCCATTTTGTCCATTGCTGAAAATGCGGCACCTGGAAATGACAAGAGTGTTGTTTCAGCTATCAATATTCAGATTGGAGCATTGAGCGGTATTGAAACAGAAGCACTGGCATTTGCTTTTTCCGTGATCAGGGATGATACGTTGCTCAAAGATGCGGAGCTGAATATTGAAATAATTCCGGGAGAAGCAATTTGCAATGAGTGCCATACTATTTTTCCATTTCATGAATATGGCAATTGCTGTCCGAAATGCAACAGCAATGTTCTTCAAATAATAAAGGGAAAAGAGTTGAAGGTGTTGAGCATTACGGTTGATGAATAA
- a CDS encoding 3-methyl-2-oxobutanoate dehydrogenase subunit VorB, with protein MTEPRLMKGNEAMAEAAIQAGCDAYFGYPITPQSEVLEYLAREMPRHNRIVLQAESEVASINMVYGAAGAGFRAMTSSSSPGISLMQEGISYMAGAELPCLIVNVNRAGPGLGTIQPGQGDYFQSVKGGGHGDYKMIVLAPSSVQEMADFVYLGFDLAEKYRNPVLILSDGAIGQMMEKVHFKSYAIPEVDKSWATTGKPKTRARNFITSLHIQPEKMEQHNLKLEAKYKTIREQEVRFEEYNTENAEYLFVAYGLSARICMKAMDIAKDNGLKVGLLRPVTLYPFPTQRLYELAAQMKLMLSVELNSGQMVEDVRLAVNGTVPVEFYGRLGGMLPTPEEVVQHLEKLILKRHAN; from the coding sequence ATGACTGAACCAAGATTAATGAAAGGCAATGAAGCAATGGCCGAAGCTGCTATTCAGGCCGGTTGCGATGCATACTTTGGGTATCCTATCACCCCACAATCAGAGGTGCTGGAATACCTTGCCAGGGAAATGCCCAGGCACAACAGGATTGTATTGCAGGCAGAGAGTGAAGTGGCTTCTATTAACATGGTGTATGGAGCAGCCGGTGCGGGTTTTCGTGCCATGACTTCTTCTTCATCGCCTGGCATCAGTCTTATGCAAGAGGGCATTTCATACATGGCAGGAGCGGAGTTACCTTGTTTGATTGTAAATGTAAACCGTGCAGGTCCCGGATTAGGAACTATTCAACCTGGTCAGGGTGATTATTTCCAATCTGTAAAGGGTGGCGGGCATGGTGATTATAAAATGATTGTGCTGGCTCCTTCTTCGGTGCAGGAGATGGCTGATTTTGTTTACCTCGGATTTGATCTCGCGGAAAAATACAGGAATCCCGTGCTGATATTGTCAGATGGTGCTATCGGACAGATGATGGAAAAAGTACATTTCAAGTCATATGCTATTCCTGAAGTTGATAAATCATGGGCAACCACCGGCAAACCGAAAACACGCGCCCGCAATTTTATCACATCATTGCATATTCAACCGGAAAAAATGGAGCAGCATAATCTAAAGCTGGAGGCGAAGTATAAAACTATTCGTGAACAGGAAGTAAGGTTTGAAGAATACAATACTGAAAATGCAGAATACCTTTTTGTTGCCTACGGATTAAGTGCAAGAATTTGCATGAAGGCAATGGACATTGCAAAAGACAACGGCCTAAAAGTGGGTTTACTTCGGCCTGTTACCTTGTATCCGTTTCCAACCCAAAGATTATATGAGCTGGCTGCACAAATGAAATTAATGTTGAGCGTTGAACTCAACAGCGGACAGATGGTAGAAGATGTAAGACTTGCAGTGAATGGAACAGTACCGGTTGAATTTTATGGACGAC
- a CDS encoding 4Fe-4S dicluster domain-containing protein — MEELLDKTSKVKERKVKGRVKIDIQKCKGCELCTVACKENALKLSETINIKGYRYIVANNDVCTGCVNCALVCPDAVITVYRTHPKKKPVDITPPDIREQIHSMTVTSK; from the coding sequence ATGGAAGAATTATTGGATAAAACTTCGAAGGTTAAAGAAAGAAAGGTGAAAGGAAGGGTTAAGATTGATATTCAGAAATGCAAAGGATGTGAACTCTGCACTGTTGCTTGTAAAGAAAATGCTTTAAAACTTTCTGAAACCATTAATATAAAAGGATACCGGTACATCGTAGCCAACAATGATGTTTGTACCGGTTGTGTTAATTGTGCATTGGTTTGTCCGGATGCGGTAATTACTGTTTACCGCACGCATCCCAAAAAGAAACCTGTTGATATCACACCTCCCGATATCCGCGAACAGATACATTCCATGACCGTTACTTCAAAATAA
- a CDS encoding 4Fe-4S binding protein: MKSFFKALLNIFRKPVTVKYPSEKTFLPDDYRGLIGFNEDLCIWCRRCEMVCPPGAIVFSQDLEGKQTYHFSRAVCIYCGECVRACPKEGAIFQSNEPANFAVKESDINNNWNRLFDEALESRIAYAAEKKRRAAEKVVAAKKEEESKTVT, translated from the coding sequence ATGAAATCATTCTTTAAAGCGTTGTTGAATATTTTCAGGAAACCGGTAACGGTAAAATATCCTTCGGAGAAAACTTTTCTTCCGGATGATTACCGCGGTTTGATCGGCTTTAATGAAGACCTGTGCATATGGTGCCGTCGGTGTGAAATGGTATGTCCGCCGGGCGCTATTGTGTTTTCTCAGGATTTGGAAGGAAAGCAAACTTATCATTTCAGCCGTGCCGTTTGCATTTATTGCGGAGAATGTGTACGCGCCTGTCCTAAAGAAGGTGCAATTTTTCAATCCAATGAACCCGCAAATTTTGCGGTTAAGGAATCGGACATCAACAACAATTGGAATAGATTATTTGATGAAGCACTGGAAAGCAGGATCGCGTATGCTGCTGAAAAGAAAAGACGGGCTGCGGAGAAAGTTGTTGCTGCAAAAAAAGAGGAAGAAAGTAAGACTGTTACTTAA